One window of Paenibacillus sp. FSL K6-3182 genomic DNA carries:
- the dnaA gene encoding chromosomal replication initiator protein DnaA has translation MDSHTYDLWQQVLSIIQTKLSKPSFDTWFKATKANFVDDSMLEVTAPTTFAAEWLEGRYTKLIRTTLFEFLGRQVDVRFSIEEPKGAEPAYMFPPKAVHSPVMNEEATPTHMLNPKYTFDTFVIGANNRFAHAASLAVAEAPAKAYNPLFLYGGVGLGKTHLMHAIGHYIMDHNPNTKVLYISSEKFTNEFINAIRDNRGESFRTKYRNIDVLLIDDIQFLAGKEQTQEEFFHTFNALHEERKQIVISSDRPPKEIPTLEERLRSRFEWGLITDIQPPDLETRIAILRKKARAENLDIPNEAMIYIANQIDTNIRELEGALIRVVAYSSLINADITSHLAAEALKDIIPSSRPRMITMHDIQTKVGEFYGLRLEEFKARKRTKAVAYPRQIAMYLSRELTDFSLPKIGEAFGGRDHTTVIHAHEKITQQLKIDQDLYKIIQNLTEKIKNHM, from the coding sequence GTGGACAGCCATACCTATGATTTATGGCAGCAAGTGTTGTCGATCATACAGACGAAATTGAGCAAACCGAGCTTTGACACTTGGTTCAAAGCAACGAAAGCTAATTTTGTTGATGATTCCATGCTTGAAGTAACAGCGCCGACAACATTTGCGGCCGAATGGCTGGAGGGCCGTTATACGAAGCTAATAAGAACGACACTGTTTGAGTTTTTGGGCAGACAAGTCGATGTTCGCTTCTCTATTGAGGAACCTAAGGGTGCGGAGCCCGCATATATGTTCCCGCCGAAAGCGGTGCATTCCCCTGTCATGAATGAGGAAGCGACACCTACTCATATGCTTAACCCGAAGTATACATTTGATACATTCGTTATCGGTGCTAACAACCGTTTTGCGCATGCAGCATCGCTTGCCGTAGCGGAAGCGCCGGCCAAAGCTTACAATCCATTGTTTTTATACGGTGGAGTTGGGCTAGGCAAAACCCACTTAATGCATGCCATTGGCCACTACATCATGGATCACAACCCGAATACGAAAGTTCTTTACATCTCGTCTGAGAAATTCACCAACGAATTCATTAACGCTATCCGTGATAATCGTGGTGAAAGCTTCCGTACGAAGTATCGCAATATCGACGTTCTGCTCATTGACGATATTCAATTTCTAGCCGGAAAAGAACAGACGCAGGAAGAGTTTTTCCACACCTTTAATGCGCTGCATGAGGAGCGGAAACAAATTGTCATTTCAAGTGACCGGCCTCCAAAGGAAATTCCTACGCTGGAAGAAAGGCTACGCTCTCGCTTTGAATGGGGACTTATTACCGACATTCAGCCGCCGGATCTGGAGACGCGGATTGCAATACTGCGCAAGAAAGCACGCGCTGAGAATCTAGATATTCCTAACGAAGCGATGATCTATATCGCTAATCAAATCGATACAAATATTCGTGAACTGGAGGGTGCCCTTATTCGGGTAGTCGCCTATTCATCCTTGATAAATGCAGACATTACGTCGCATTTGGCGGCAGAAGCGCTTAAGGATATCATTCCTTCTAGCAGACCTAGAATGATTACGATGCATGATATTCAGACGAAGGTTGGGGAGTTCTACGGGCTGCGGCTAGAGGAATTCAAAGCGCGGAAACGAACGAAGGCGGTAGCCTATCCTAGGCAAATCGCAATGTATCTATCCAGGGAGCTCACCGATTTCTCGCTTCCGAAGATTGGCGAGGCTTTTGGCGGGCGTGACCATACAACCGTTATCCACGCACATGAGAAAATTACACAGCAGCTTAAAATAGATCAGGACCTGTACAAAATCATTCAAAACCTGACCGAAAAGATCAAAAATCATATGTGA
- the dnaN gene encoding DNA polymerase III subunit beta yields MKLTISKNELNDAIQQVAKAASSRPAIPILGGIKIEVTHLGVTLTASDTDISIQSFIPVERDQFVIAHVDKPGSVVLPAKFFVEIVKKLPSEQVVIDVSNTYQTMIRSGSTEIQMVGLDPEEFPVLPSIEQNDILQMPGDLLKAMIRQTVLAASASEQTPILTGVLWNLLEGELKFVATDRHRLASRTAQVETEAQLKFSNVVISAKTLIELSKLVPEQNALVDIVVTDNQVLFKLGNVLFYTRILDGTYPDTSKIIPQTFKTELVLDTKNVMDAIDRAYLMSREEKTNIVRLMTLEDGTIEISSSSTELGRVTEQLEAKEFNGEPLRIAFNSKYMLDVLKVIDSEQLFIGFTGAMSPIIIRPMDHAYSMYVILPYRTTG; encoded by the coding sequence ATGAAATTAACAATCTCAAAAAATGAATTAAACGATGCGATCCAGCAAGTAGCAAAGGCTGCTTCCTCACGTCCTGCTATACCTATTCTCGGCGGTATCAAAATTGAGGTTACTCATCTTGGGGTAACACTTACAGCAAGCGATACCGATATCTCTATTCAAAGCTTCATCCCTGTGGAAAGAGATCAATTCGTTATTGCACATGTGGATAAACCGGGAAGCGTCGTTTTGCCCGCAAAGTTTTTCGTGGAGATTGTAAAAAAACTCCCATCCGAGCAAGTCGTTATCGATGTGAGCAATACTTACCAGACGATGATCCGTTCGGGCTCTACTGAAATACAAATGGTCGGACTTGATCCGGAAGAATTTCCAGTACTTCCTTCCATCGAACAAAACGATATATTGCAAATGCCTGGCGATCTATTAAAAGCAATGATTCGCCAAACTGTGCTTGCAGCCTCAGCAAGTGAACAAACCCCTATTTTGACAGGTGTACTTTGGAACTTGCTTGAAGGGGAATTGAAATTTGTAGCAACGGACCGCCACCGACTAGCAAGCCGTACGGCACAAGTTGAAACAGAAGCACAGCTCAAATTCAGCAATGTCGTCATTTCAGCGAAAACACTAATTGAGCTATCCAAGCTCGTTCCAGAGCAAAATGCTCTTGTCGATATCGTTGTAACAGACAACCAAGTGTTGTTTAAACTCGGAAATGTATTATTTTATACACGTATCCTTGATGGAACTTATCCCGATACTTCTAAAATTATTCCGCAAACGTTCAAAACAGAACTTGTACTTGATACAAAAAATGTGATGGACGCGATTGATCGTGCCTACCTCATGTCTCGTGAGGAAAAAACGAATATCGTTCGCCTTATGACGCTTGAGGATGGAACGATTGAAATTTCATCCAGCTCGACTGAGCTTGGACGAGTAACGGAGCAGCTTGAAGCAAAAGAATTTAACGGCGAGCCTCTTCGAATCGCATTTAACTCTAAATATATGCTCGACGTCCTTAAAGTCATTGATAGCGAGCAATTGTTTATTGGCTTTACAGGTGCAATGAGCCCTATTATTATTCGTCCTATGGATCATGCATATAGCATGTATGTCATCTTGCCTTATAGAACAACGGGCTAA
- the yaaA gene encoding S4 domain-containing protein YaaA has translation MKEIAIKTEYITLGQFLKLSDCIQTGGHAKFFLQENTVVINGEADNRRGRKLYAGDKVEVEGCGVFTVGRE, from the coding sequence ATGAAAGAAATCGCCATCAAGACGGAATATATAACGCTGGGCCAATTTTTGAAGCTTTCTGATTGCATTCAAACCGGCGGTCATGCGAAGTTTTTCCTTCAAGAAAACACTGTCGTTATTAACGGAGAAGCGGATAACCGCAGAGGAAGAAAATTGTATGCTGGCGATAAAGTAGAAGTTGAAGGCTGCGGCGTCTTTACGGTAGGTAGAGAGTAA
- the recF gene encoding DNA replication/repair protein RecF, whose protein sequence is MFLTSIQLQNYRNYSEIDLQTPNKVNIFLGQNAQGKTNLLEAIFVLALTKSHRTSKDKELIGWQESSARITGEVDKKYGAIKLDLLFSAQGKKAKINGLEQRKLSDFIGSVNVVMFAPEDLEIVKGTPGVRRRFLDMEIGQVQPGYLYTLQQYGKVLQQRNNFLKASYPGGANQTMLEVWNQQLSEHGVKIMKKRKHFIHKLQTFAERIHAGITNGTEQLTIDYRPSFDTDAQQDESVLFDQFMIKLTQVKDQEIRRGVTLVGPHRDDLAFFINGKEAQVYGSQGQQRTTALSLKLAEIELINEEIGEYPILLLDDVLSELDQNRQTQLIETFQSKVQTFITTTGLESVNVSRLQDAGIYHVHDGRVTR, encoded by the coding sequence GTGTTTTTAACGAGCATACAGCTGCAAAATTATCGGAATTACAGCGAGATTGACTTGCAAACGCCGAATAAGGTCAATATATTTCTTGGGCAAAATGCTCAAGGCAAAACCAATTTGCTAGAGGCTATATTTGTACTTGCATTAACGAAGTCTCATCGTACCTCTAAGGACAAGGAGCTTATTGGCTGGCAAGAAAGCTCCGCTCGTATTACTGGCGAGGTCGATAAGAAGTACGGAGCGATTAAGCTGGATCTCCTTTTCTCAGCGCAAGGAAAAAAAGCGAAAATAAACGGACTTGAGCAGCGTAAGCTCAGTGATTTCATCGGTTCGGTAAATGTCGTCATGTTTGCGCCAGAGGATCTTGAAATTGTAAAAGGAACGCCGGGAGTGCGAAGACGGTTTCTCGATATGGAAATCGGACAAGTACAGCCCGGCTATTTGTATACACTCCAGCAATATGGAAAAGTGCTGCAGCAGCGCAACAATTTTTTGAAAGCCTCCTATCCTGGAGGGGCAAATCAAACGATGCTTGAGGTGTGGAATCAGCAGCTCTCAGAGCATGGTGTTAAAATCATGAAAAAAAGGAAACACTTTATACATAAATTACAAACGTTTGCAGAACGAATACATGCAGGCATAACGAACGGGACTGAGCAGCTCACGATTGACTACCGTCCTTCTTTTGATACAGATGCCCAGCAAGATGAATCTGTTTTATTTGATCAATTTATGATAAAGTTAACACAGGTGAAAGATCAGGAGATTCGCAGAGGCGTTACGCTCGTGGGTCCGCATCGTGATGATTTGGCGTTTTTTATCAACGGCAAAGAAGCGCAAGTCTACGGCTCACAGGGGCAGCAGCGAACAACGGCCCTGTCTTTAAAATTGGCAGAAATAGAACTCATTAACGAGGAAATCGGTGAGTATCCGATTTTGCTGCTTGACGATGTGCTGTCAGAGCTTGATCAGAACCGTCAGACGCAGCTTATTGAGACATTTCAGAGCAAAGTACAAACCTTTATTACAACGACCGGCCTTGAAAGCGTGAATGTGAGCAGGCTTCAGGATGCCGGCATCTATCATGTGCATGACGGCCGAGTGACACGTTAA
- a CDS encoding extracellular matrix/biofilm biosynthesis regulator RemA family protein: MYIHLGGEKIIRAAELVAIFDISIEQSSKLSKQFVAGARKRKDVETIGEEEPKSIVVTKQKIYYSPISSSTLKKRAHQFVANG; this comes from the coding sequence ATGTACATCCATTTGGGCGGCGAGAAAATAATTCGGGCTGCGGAGCTCGTGGCCATCTTTGATATTTCTATCGAGCAATCCTCTAAACTATCCAAGCAATTCGTTGCGGGAGCACGCAAGCGTAAGGACGTTGAAACGATAGGCGAGGAAGAGCCAAAATCGATCGTTGTAACGAAGCAAAAAATATATTATTCGCCTATTTCATCCTCTACGCTTAAGAAAAGAGCCCATCAGTTTGTGGCTAACGGCTAG
- the gyrB gene encoding DNA topoisomerase (ATP-hydrolyzing) subunit B: MSLEQHTYDESQIQVLEGLEAVRKRPGMYIGSTSGKGLHHLVWEVVDNSIDEALAGYCSKIEIIVHENNSVTVIDNGRGIPVGENAKLKKSTLEVVMTVLHAGGKFGGEGYKVSGGLHGVGVSVVNALSELVIVQVKREGNIYQQEYRKGAPQYDIKIVGETTETGTQVTFKPDTEIFTETTVYDYETLQSRIRELAFLNKGIEIVLSDERTGVSNTFKYEGGIIEFVKYLNRNREPLHELPIYVEGSKDHIQVEVALQYNDSYTENIYSFANNINTHEGGTHESGFKSALTRIINDYARKSNLIRDNDSNFSGDDVREGLTAIISVKIPEPQFEGQTKTKLGNSEVRGIVESFFAEKLQEFLEENPSVSRKIVEKGLSAARAREAARKARELTRRKSALEVGSLPGKLADCSSKDASISELYIVEGDSAGGSAKQGRDRHFQAILPLRGKILNVEKARLDRILGNAEIRAMITAMGTGISDDFDLTKARYHKIIIMTDADVDGAHIRTLILTFFYRYMREIIDAGYIYIAQPPLFKIERNKVIRYAQTEKEREKILAEFGEGVKVNVQRYKGLGEMNATQLWETTMDPESRTMLQVTIEDAIEADIVFDTLMGDNVEPRREFIQKYARYVTNLDV, from the coding sequence ATGTCTTTGGAACAGCATACGTATGACGAGAGTCAGATACAGGTCTTGGAAGGTTTAGAGGCGGTACGCAAACGTCCGGGGATGTATATTGGCTCCACTAGTGGCAAAGGTCTTCACCATCTCGTATGGGAGGTTGTTGATAACAGTATTGACGAGGCTTTGGCCGGTTATTGCTCAAAAATCGAAATTATCGTGCATGAGAATAACAGCGTAACGGTTATCGATAATGGACGCGGTATCCCTGTAGGAGAGAATGCGAAACTGAAAAAATCGACGCTAGAAGTCGTTATGACTGTTTTGCATGCGGGAGGTAAGTTCGGCGGAGAGGGCTATAAAGTATCCGGCGGCTTGCACGGGGTCGGCGTATCTGTCGTAAACGCACTGTCCGAGCTTGTCATTGTTCAAGTAAAACGCGAAGGCAATATCTATCAGCAAGAGTACCGCAAGGGTGCTCCACAGTATGATATAAAAATTGTCGGCGAGACAACGGAAACAGGTACTCAAGTAACGTTTAAGCCTGATACAGAAATTTTTACGGAAACGACCGTATACGACTATGAGACGCTGCAATCGCGTATTCGCGAGCTTGCGTTTTTGAATAAAGGCATTGAAATTGTGCTTAGTGATGAGCGTACTGGCGTATCCAATACGTTTAAATATGAGGGCGGTATTATCGAGTTTGTAAAATACTTGAACCGCAATCGCGAACCTTTGCATGAGCTGCCAATTTATGTGGAAGGCTCGAAGGATCATATCCAAGTAGAAGTCGCTCTACAGTATAATGACAGCTACACCGAGAATATATACTCTTTCGCAAATAATATTAATACACATGAGGGCGGTACGCATGAGTCGGGCTTTAAGAGCGCGCTTACGCGTATTATTAACGATTATGCCCGCAAATCAAATCTCATCAGGGATAATGATTCGAATTTCTCCGGCGATGATGTGCGTGAGGGCTTGACGGCTATTATTTCTGTCAAAATCCCGGAACCGCAATTTGAGGGACAAACAAAGACTAAGCTTGGCAACAGCGAAGTCCGCGGAATCGTAGAATCATTTTTTGCCGAGAAGCTGCAGGAATTTCTAGAAGAGAATCCTTCTGTTTCGCGCAAAATCGTAGAAAAAGGTCTATCTGCTGCTCGTGCTCGTGAAGCTGCGCGCAAAGCGCGTGAGCTGACTCGTCGTAAGAGCGCTCTGGAAGTTGGCTCACTACCTGGTAAGCTTGCTGACTGCTCATCCAAGGATGCATCGATCAGCGAACTGTACATCGTAGAAGGTGACTCTGCCGGTGGATCTGCCAAGCAGGGCCGCGATCGTCATTTCCAAGCCATTTTGCCGCTTCGCGGTAAGATTTTGAACGTAGAAAAAGCGCGTCTCGATCGTATTCTTGGCAATGCTGAGATTCGGGCAATGATTACAGCGATGGGCACCGGTATTAGCGATGATTTTGATTTAACTAAAGCACGTTATCACAAAATCATCATTATGACTGATGCGGATGTCGATGGCGCTCATATTCGTACGCTCATCTTAACGTTCTTCTATCGCTATATGCGTGAAATTATAGACGCTGGCTATATTTATATTGCACAGCCTCCTCTATTCAAGATCGAGCGTAATAAGGTTATTCGCTACGCGCAAACCGAGAAGGAACGCGAGAAGATTTTGGCTGAATTTGGAGAAGGCGTAAAAGTAAACGTTCAGCGCTATAAAGGTCTTGGAGAGATGAACGCTACTCAGCTTTGGGAGACAACGATGGATCCTGAAAGCCGCACAATGCTCCAGGTAACGATTGAGGATGCAATTGAAGCGGATATCGTGTTCGACACGCTTATGGGCGATAATGTTGAACCGCGCCGCGAATTTATTCAAAAATACGCTAGATACGTAACGAATCTAGATGTTTAA
- a CDS encoding YheC/YheD family protein has product MSIQRVTSKWAKTKVMLKSDYLRSYMPPTKLFGRGSLQSMLSEYGMVYVKPINGTFGNGVIRVERTTVPALGYRYQLGTKILFFSTLDQLYHKLAQQTKKRSYLVQRGIHLLKHQKRRFDIRVMVQKNPHNEWEVTGIIGRLAHPAKIVTNYHSGGTPMALERLMGDHANASELAAFKNKLRKVSITIANQLQGAYPNIKELGVDIAIDAKLHPWILEVNTLPDPFIFRKLPDQNVFHKVYRYAVAYGRFKKRSSRP; this is encoded by the coding sequence TTGAGTATACAACGCGTTACGAGCAAATGGGCCAAAACAAAAGTCATGTTGAAATCTGACTATTTGCGCTCTTATATGCCCCCAACAAAACTATTCGGACGTGGCAGCCTTCAGTCAATGCTTAGTGAATATGGTATGGTCTACGTCAAGCCGATAAACGGTACTTTCGGCAATGGCGTCATCCGCGTGGAGAGAACTACTGTACCTGCTCTCGGATATCGCTATCAGCTTGGGACAAAAATCTTGTTTTTCTCAACACTCGACCAGTTATACCATAAGCTAGCTCAACAAACGAAGAAGCGAAGCTATCTTGTTCAAAGAGGTATCCATTTGCTAAAACATCAAAAGCGGCGCTTCGATATTCGCGTTATGGTTCAGAAAAACCCTCATAACGAATGGGAGGTCACTGGCATTATCGGTAGACTCGCCCATCCTGCGAAAATAGTAACCAATTATCACAGCGGCGGGACTCCGATGGCACTTGAGCGGCTCATGGGCGATCATGCTAATGCTTCAGAACTTGCTGCCTTCAAAAACAAATTAAGAAAAGTCAGCATTACGATTGCCAACCAGCTACAAGGTGCCTACCCCAATATAAAAGAGCTAGGCGTGGACATCGCAATTGATGCAAAGCTGCATCCATGGATTTTGGAAGTCAATACATTACCCGACCCATTTATCTTTCGAAAGCTGCCTGATCAAAATGTTTTTCATAAAGTATATCGTTATGCAGTCGCCTATGGCCGATTTAAAAAAAGAAGCAGTCGTCCATAA
- the gyrA gene encoding DNA gyrase subunit A yields MAEEQRMSVRDRDIGTEMRDSFMDYAMSIIVSRALPDVRDGLKPVHRRILYAMSELGMSPDKPHKKSARIVGEVIGKYHPHGDSAVYESMVRMAQDFSMRYMLVDGHGNFGSVDGDSAAAMRYTEARLSKMAMELLRDINKETIDFVPNYDGEESEPVVLPARYPNLLVNGVTGIAVGMATNIPPHNLNEVIDGVQALIVNPDITPLELIEHIKGPDFPTAGFVMGRMGIRQAYLTGRGSVTMRARATIEENNGKARIIVHELPYQVIKARLVEKIAELVREKKIEGITDLRDESDRNGMRVVIELRRDVNPSIVLNNLYKHTQLQSNFGINMLALVNGEPKTLNIRDMLYHYLQHQIEVIRRRTEFDLKKAEARAHILEGLRIALDHLDEVIALIRASQTADQAREGLITRFSLSHEQAQAILDMRLQRLTGLERDKIEAEYAELMRKIAEYKAILADEQLVLDIISTELAELKDRFGDERRTEIMASDEEILDEDLIPREDVIISITHTGYIKRLPVGTYRSQKRGGKGVVGMGTKDDDFVEHLFVSNTHHYLLFFTNKGKVYKLKAYEIPDLNRTARGTPIINLIQIEQGETINAVIPVQEFDSEHYLFFATRQGVVKKTPLDDYVNIRKVGLIAISLREDDDLIGVKLTDGNQEIIMGTAQGMSIRYSEQDVRSMGRSATGVKGIQLDDEDTVIDMDVIVPDNDILIVTSKGYGKRTPVADYRIQNRGGKGIKTLNVTDKNGPIVSLKVVENDEDLMIMTSSGTMIRTSMEGISTMGRNTQGVRLINTREDDTVATVTRVARSEENEAIDENEEQDGGETTQE; encoded by the coding sequence ATGGCGGAAGAACAACGTATGTCTGTAAGAGATCGAGATATTGGTACGGAGATGCGGGATTCCTTTATGGATTACGCAATGAGTATCATCGTAAGTCGCGCTCTTCCCGATGTTAGGGATGGACTTAAACCAGTGCATCGACGCATATTGTATGCGATGTCTGAGCTGGGCATGTCACCGGACAAGCCCCACAAGAAGTCAGCGAGAATTGTAGGAGAAGTAATCGGTAAGTATCACCCGCATGGTGATTCCGCAGTTTATGAGTCGATGGTACGGATGGCACAAGATTTCTCCATGCGTTATATGCTCGTAGATGGACATGGTAACTTTGGTTCTGTTGATGGCGACTCTGCAGCTGCCATGCGTTATACGGAAGCTCGTCTTTCGAAGATGGCAATGGAGTTGCTACGCGATATCAACAAGGAAACGATTGATTTCGTTCCTAACTATGACGGTGAAGAGTCGGAACCAGTTGTATTGCCAGCACGTTATCCAAACCTTCTTGTAAACGGGGTTACTGGGATAGCGGTTGGTATGGCTACGAATATTCCACCTCATAACTTGAATGAGGTTATTGATGGAGTACAGGCGCTTATTGTTAATCCTGACATTACGCCACTCGAACTCATCGAACACATAAAAGGTCCGGATTTTCCAACAGCCGGTTTTGTAATGGGCCGTATGGGGATTCGTCAAGCTTATTTGACAGGCCGCGGTTCGGTAACAATGCGAGCAAGGGCGACGATTGAAGAAAATAACGGCAAAGCGCGCATCATTGTGCATGAGCTGCCTTATCAAGTCATTAAAGCTCGTTTAGTTGAGAAAATTGCCGAGCTCGTTCGCGAGAAGAAAATTGAAGGTATTACTGATTTGCGAGATGAATCGGATCGTAACGGCATGCGCGTAGTCATTGAGCTTCGTCGTGATGTTAACCCGAGCATCGTACTTAATAATTTGTACAAGCATACACAGCTGCAATCCAACTTTGGGATTAACATGCTGGCACTCGTAAATGGTGAGCCTAAGACGCTTAACATACGCGATATGCTTTATCATTATTTACAGCATCAGATCGAGGTCATTCGTCGTCGTACGGAGTTTGATCTCAAAAAGGCTGAAGCTCGCGCACATATCTTGGAGGGCTTGCGAATAGCGCTTGACCATTTGGATGAGGTCATTGCACTCATTCGCGCTTCCCAAACAGCTGATCAAGCTCGTGAAGGCTTAATTACAAGATTCTCGCTCAGCCATGAGCAGGCGCAAGCGATTTTGGATATGCGTTTGCAGCGCCTGACTGGTCTGGAAAGAGATAAAATAGAAGCAGAGTATGCAGAACTTATGCGTAAAATTGCTGAATATAAAGCGATTCTAGCTGATGAGCAGCTTGTGCTCGATATTATTAGCACAGAGCTTGCTGAATTGAAGGATCGTTTCGGTGATGAGCGTCGTACGGAGATAATGGCAAGTGATGAGGAAATTCTCGATGAGGATCTTATTCCTCGTGAGGATGTTATCATCTCCATTACTCACACGGGCTATATCAAGCGTTTGCCGGTTGGCACTTACCGCAGCCAGAAGCGCGGCGGCAAAGGCGTTGTCGGCATGGGTACTAAGGATGATGACTTTGTTGAGCATCTATTTGTATCCAATACGCATCACTACCTGCTGTTCTTTACGAACAAAGGTAAGGTGTATAAGCTGAAAGCCTATGAGATTCCTGATCTTAACCGTACTGCACGCGGTACGCCTATTATCAACCTCATTCAAATTGAACAGGGCGAGACAATCAATGCGGTCATACCTGTACAAGAATTTGATTCGGAACATTACTTGTTCTTTGCTACAAGGCAAGGGGTTGTGAAGAAGACTCCGCTTGATGACTACGTCAACATTCGGAAAGTCGGATTGATCGCAATCTCACTTCGTGAGGACGATGATCTAATTGGCGTTAAGCTGACTGACGGCAATCAGGAAATTATTATGGGAACGGCGCAGGGTATGTCCATACGTTACTCTGAGCAGGATGTCCGTTCGATGGGACGTTCCGCTACAGGCGTAAAAGGTATCCAGCTTGATGATGAAGATACCGTTATTGATATGGATGTTATCGTACCGGATAATGATATCCTGATCGTTACCTCCAAAGGTTACGGCAAGCGGACACCAGTGGCCGATTATCGTATTCAGAACCGTGGCGGTAAAGGGATTAAGACGCTTAACGTAACCGATAAGAATGGACCGATCGTCTCACTCAAAGTGGTTGAGAATGATGAGGATCTTATGATTATGACTTCATCTGGCACGATGATTCGTACCAGCATGGAAGGCATATCTACGATGGGACGGAATACGCAAGGCGTAAGGCTGATTAATACACGCGAAGATGATACGGTAGCGACTGTTACACGTGTTGCTCGCAGTGAAGAGAATGAAGCTATAGATGAAAATGAAGAACAAGATGGCGGCGAAACGACGCAAGAATAA
- a CDS encoding HD-GYP domain-containing protein gives MAAVTLLHLKLGDKIIEDVLTPLGSVLFQKGKIVTPKEIEILQAFLITSVEIESNIDLSKTKEDTDEDASQESSSALVASPLHEEYDKMIIVLRQVFNSVAAGQAMPIMDVRKQLEKMLEHIKSYNLLTFVPRQFLEKDYLLHNSITSALTSYQIAQWTGFPQKDWMQIAFAGLLHDIGNVRIDKAILTKPNTLSTEEKEEMMRHTVLGYQLLKNVSALNEGVKMAALQHHEKVDGTGYPLGIDATKINPYAKIVAIADIFHAMTLNKAYRKAASPYLVLEQIQSDSFGKLDPTYVRTFVEKATQFHNGTVVKLSDERIGEIVFSDRNYPTRPWVSIEGVIVNLIVDRHLHIKEVLR, from the coding sequence GTGGCAGCAGTAACATTATTACATCTCAAATTAGGCGACAAAATCATTGAAGATGTCCTCACCCCACTTGGCAGTGTTTTATTTCAAAAGGGTAAGATCGTTACCCCTAAAGAAATAGAAATATTGCAAGCATTTCTCATCACAAGTGTCGAGATTGAATCCAATATTGATTTGAGCAAGACAAAAGAGGATACCGATGAGGATGCAAGCCAAGAATCGAGTTCAGCATTAGTCGCATCTCCCCTTCATGAAGAGTACGACAAAATGATTATTGTTTTACGCCAAGTATTTAACTCTGTTGCAGCGGGTCAAGCCATGCCGATCATGGATGTACGCAAGCAGCTAGAGAAAATGCTGGAGCACATAAAGAGCTACAACTTGCTGACCTTTGTACCGCGTCAATTTTTGGAGAAAGACTATTTGCTTCATAACAGCATTACGTCTGCATTAACCTCCTATCAAATTGCACAGTGGACGGGTTTTCCTCAAAAGGATTGGATGCAAATTGCATTTGCCGGTTTATTGCACGATATCGGCAACGTCCGAATTGACAAAGCAATCTTGACGAAGCCTAATACATTATCAACAGAAGAAAAAGAAGAAATGATGCGTCATACGGTTCTTGGGTACCAATTGCTCAAGAATGTATCTGCTCTTAATGAGGGTGTAAAGATGGCGGCGCTTCAGCATCATGAGAAGGTTGACGGAACAGGTTATCCGCTCGGCATTGATGCGACGAAGATAAACCCGTACGCCAAGATCGTAGCGATTGCTGATATATTTCATGCAATGACTTTGAACAAGGCATATAGGAAAGCTGCATCTCCATATCTCGTATTGGAACAAATTCAAAGCGATTCCTTCGGGAAGCTGGATCCTACTTATGTCCGTACATTTGTAGAGAAGGCTACTCAGTTCCATAATGGGACGGTCGTTAAGCTTAGCGATGAACGTATTGGAGAGATTGTATTCTCGGATCGTAATTATCCGACTAGGCCTTGGGTATCCATTGAAGGTGTCATTGTAAACTTAATCGTAGACAGGCATCTTCATATTAAAGAAGTGCTCAGATAA
- a CDS encoding sigma factor G inhibitor Gin, with the protein MDDNREYQCIICNEEKAEGQGIRIVTGFICDTCEAEMIRTDVKDAKYPFFINQMKQIFLGKNA; encoded by the coding sequence ATGGACGATAATCGCGAGTATCAGTGTATTATTTGTAACGAGGAAAAGGCTGAAGGTCAGGGTATTCGGATAGTGACCGGTTTTATCTGTGATACCTGTGAAGCGGAAATGATAAGAACAGATGTTAAAGATGCCAAATACCCTTTTTTCATTAATCAAATGAAGCAAATATTTTTGGGTAAAAATGCATGA